In the Lycium ferocissimum isolate CSIRO_LF1 unplaced genomic scaffold, AGI_CSIRO_Lferr_CH_V1 ctg15845, whole genome shotgun sequence genome, ATATTGGATGGAATTGTTCCCGCATTAAAAATTATACGGTGCTCGTAATGATTGAATCCGATTCTCTCGTCCATGATAAACATCATTCAAGGAGTATGGGTGAGATTCCATGGAAGATCAAAGATGGAAGTTAGTAAGATCAAGTTTTAGAGGAACAAGGGCGAGTGCAGCTTTTTGATGCATATCCTTAGGGAAGGCAATGCACTTTACATTTTTTAACtaacttggtttttgattttgcagtaATAGCtctcaatttcattcatttgccGAATTGCCAAAGCTGTACAAAGAAGATTCTCAATAGTGATAAGATGATGATGCCTAACTTCAGAAGCAAGATTTACAGAAATAGAGAACCAAACTAAATCTCTCATATACATCTGATTTCTATATACAAGCCAACAAGTGATGACACATGATTTAGTTTCACAAGAAAGTAAAGTTTCATGATAACAGCTTGATCTAATTGTCAGTAGTCCGGTCAGATGACTAAGGTTATCCTTGTTAGTGTGTGGTATTAACGAAAATGTTCATCCTACTAACAGGATCTCTTTATTACCTAATCCAAGCTTACAAACATTCAACATAACCTCCGAGTAAGATTGATCAAGGATATTGACGACAAATGACAAGAACTATGAGGAACTTCATACCACACCTCTTCTTGAAAGATTTTCATGAGATTTGATACCATAGCACCAAAGTAGAGCTTGATGATCGATAATGGCATCAATCCAAAGAAGGAGTGTTCTTGTTTGCAGCTTCCTTCATTGTTACACTTGGCTGTTCAAACAAGGAttagattttattttgatttccTAGGATAGAGTTGTATAGtttattttcagttttctttcattttgttcTGTAAATATCTTTGATTACTTTTTAATAAAATGCAACAGCATCAGGCTGATTGGTTTTGCCTAAAAAAAAGTATCATTGAAGTAGAGCTAGCAGTTTGGAGCTATTGAGCATTAAGAGCAGATGCGGACTACTTGGAACAGTTCCTGAGGTGATACAAGGGCGGTTCCAAGCTGTAAATTCCAGTTTTTCCCTTGGGGCCTCCgggttacctttttgggttcgtttttggattttgaattaaAGTATAAtcatatgggtatcattggactcGTTTATCCCCGTAGAGTACTATTTTAACTATATTAAACCCGATTTTGCAACAAAATTACGGACCTTTGAGGTTAGGAACGAGGTTTTGGGCTGACTTTTAGACCCGAATCTTTTATAGGGTAATATGGGTATTGATATACTGGTATTCTTACGTATAATCCTTGTTTGAACAGATTGGAATCATTCAGAGGCTttacgaaagggcaaggctttgaTGTGATTGTTGGACTCCTATTCTAGGCATGTTGAGACTATGAACCTTAACTTAAGCGTCATGGTTGGTTAAAATTAGACTAATAAGAGGGGACAACGGCATAACAAAAGGGGGTTTCGATGCTTATGAGGTGACAAGCACTTGCATCGAATAATGGTTTCATGATGAGGGTTTTGCGTAATTTTTATTGTATTGTCTAGTTTGAATGCAATGCTTTGGGCATTAGCCGATAGCATACATTGATTGTGTACGTGATTGGGATACCAGGTCTCTTATTTACTACTTCTATGCTTATTACTCCTCGTCTCATTGTGATTTGTGTTCCTCATCACTCCTAAATAAtcgtttaaaagtggaaaagagtTAAAGATTATTGCTTAGCTTGTTGGCTTATTATAttgcatgtcatattcatgcttACTATAGTATCTCATGTGCATTTTGAGGATACTTGTGAATGGTCCAAGAGGAAATTATTCCGGACGAGTGATGATGGTATTTTACGCTGGACATTGGCTACATGACAAGTATGTGTGGGCCTAAGGGCCGAGTATTGTGATTGGAAGACTAAAATGGCCGACACCCGACGCATCCGGGTCCGATAATGCGGGTTTGTATATGAAACTCGCGAGTCCCCCCATAGGTCACAATTTGTTAATATTCGAACGTGTGTGTACCAGTGATAGAAATGCCTTGCCTTGCATTACATTTCATACCATTGCATAGAACATTATCTCCTTGATTTCTTGGTTGTTGATTCACTTTAGTGGTTACCTGTTTTATTCTAAATGCTTACTTGGAAACTTAACAGACTTGTGGATTAGAAGCCTTTACCTAGGCTAGCCTGATATTATTAAGATTATTGAAATGTTTTTATTGTGGACTAATAGTGGTTAAATGTGGAAGTAGTAATCGTAGGACAACCCTTATCTCTGTTTTGTTAGGGTCATTCGATGATGCTACTGAGTACACGTTGTTTCTCttactcactctacacttgctgGACATTTTTTTGGTGTACAGAGTCTATACCTAGCCTAATGTGGTTTGAGGCTTCATCGATTGCCGAGGAGCCCGTCTTGGTGGATTCGGTGAACCGGCTAGCCGATTTGTGGCACCGCATTCTCTCTTCTTTACTTATTCATCTCTCCTTATTTCATGCCATGCTGTATTAGCTATTATCTCAAACTTGTAACGGTTTCTTAGTGGTTCTTATACTAGTGACACCAAGTTTTCAGTGGTTATACTTATTCCgcatatttatgattatgagatttagtttatgactcttaaattactttatttctttctttctgcaTAATATACTTGTTAAAATTGGCTTAATCAGTTGTGGATAGTTCGCCTACCGGTTAGGGGTAGGTGCATTCACGGATTTggaatttgggtcgtgacaacgtgCACCTATGCATTTCAATCAGACCATCCATAGGGCATGTAATGTATGAATATGCAAATTAACAATGTGCACCTATGCGTTCCAATCAAACAGTCCATAGCGCATGTAACgtataaatatgcaaatgtGTAATGTGCACCTATGAGTTTCAATAAGACTGCCATAGGACATGTAACGTAtgaatataaaaatgaaaaatatggaccaATGCATTTCAATCAGACTTTCGAGAGGGCATGTAACGTATGAATATAAAAGTTAACAATATGCACCTGTGCATTTCAATCTCATCATCCATAGGGCATGTAAGATATGAATATGCAATAAACTATTCCCTTATCACGTACATATATAAAAGTAGACAGTTTGGATTCGTAAGATCTTTATTGATTAACTTATGGAAGCATTATACCTGATCTTGTCATGCCACAAAATCCATTCTAGCGCTATAGGCATCTGATGCTATAGAATCACCGTATAAAGTAAAGTAAACATTTATCTAAATTCAGTTACTGGTTCATTATGCATAAATCAGATAATAACTATGTCATGTGCCTTCTTATAGACACTTCATTTAGTTTTTCCACTCCTAGGCTGGAGGTTTCAGATTACTGTCATTGGGTAATAGTTCCTACTTAACATGAATCATATCGATACGTTCCAGATTACCGTTCTTGGATTATAGTTCTTTTCCTACGAATAATTGTATCGACATATCTATTCTAAGTCTTTCACAAGAGTAAGATCATTCAGGTGATATTGTTAAATTTTTAATAGGATCTTTTCATAGTTTGGATTGCGGATGAGCTTCCATATTTTGGAAATCAATAGTAGTATCTACTTTTATTGTCCATCAATATGTTTATATAATTGAAACCTTACACCAAGCTTTACACTCCTAAACGAGCTTTATGTGAATCATGTGTTCTCCTAGTTGGATCTTCGTGGTTTGTTCTGATTTATTAGGCATACGAGACACGTCTAGCCAATTGCAGAAGATGGTCCTAAGAGCTTAAGAACAAAACTAGTGTAGAAGTTCCAAAGGTCTTGAGTAAGAATAATAAGAGTAGTAAGTATGGATGTCTATATCGTATTCGTCTTCTTTGGCATTACTTCCTATCATATGTTTCCCTTCTTATATCAGATTCAATAGAGCGAATGTCATAGATCTTCTATTTGTATACATACCTGTCCCTTTCATGTTTTATTGTGCTCATGTGATCGAGGCTTTCATAGGTAGTATAGTTCCTGTTATTGTTGAGTTTTCATGTGTCCATTGATGAGTTATAGTATCTCATATTGAGACGTCTAGTAGTATATACATAAGAAGAACCTTTTCACATGTATGACGATAATGATGAGTCCTTAATGCGTAATAAATTTAAGAAGATTAATGTAAGGCTTTATGTTTGTAAGATATTTACTGCTCGAAGTGGCTTTATATTGCTTTGACCTGCCGTGGTTTATATTTATGTGTTATGCAGCCCAAGCCGTACTCGACATACTATATGATAGAATATAATGATACGTCCCAAGCTAAACTCAGCATACTTTATTATAGCATATGCTGCCATGTCCCAGGCTGTACACGTCATACTTTATTATAGGGTATGACGATAAGGCTGTACTCGTCATACTTTATTATATTGTATGATGACACACCCAGGCTGTACTCGACATACTctattataacatactacattATGCCCCAGGATGTACTTGGCAAATTAGTAAATTATATGTAAAAGGTTAAAAAGATGTTAGTACGTGATAGTGTTTCTACACGACGTTTAGTTGAGTTCTAGTTCTCAGATATTGTGAATTCCCATCGTGGATCACTAATCGGGTTTAGGTACGAAGGTCCGTTTGTGGTCACATTACTTCCTATGAGTAAAAGATAAAAGTTAATGTAAACCAGAGTTCGAGTATACTAACGATGCCAAAACGTTTCTCCATGTAGCAACCAAAGAGCAGTAAGTGTAGGAGTCAAAAAGATGTTGGAAAGACTTAAGAACAGAAGATATCAGGTTCTACAGAGGGTTTTCAGTTTCATAGATGATTTCAGTATTGCGTATTCATATgcttcatttgtctcttatatgAGCTTtagtatttttcatattttttttttgtctggcTTACATACGAGTACAATTGTGTCTGTACTCACGTCCTTTTTTGCCGTGGGTGTCGTATTTACATTGTCGGTCGGATGAATAGGTTGACAAATTTCTACTTGGTAGGTTCTTATGAGTGTTTAACCGTTGAGTGGTGAGCTTTATTTCTACTTGCAGTGGAGTCACTTCTAGTACTCCTATAATGTATATAGATGTTTGGGTAGGTCGGGGCCCTATCTTAGCACTTCTACAATTCTTAGATTATCATAGAGTTTTATAGACTTACGTTGATGTTCCCATGTATCTACAGGTGTTGCAAGTCTTGTTTAGTTTGAGTCTAAACAGTTCTCTTATGGGAGCATGTTTGTTGCCCTAAGACCATATGTGGTCCAGGCCTAAATTTCGTGTTCAGTTGGTTTGCTCGGCCAGGTTAAGGCACTGAGTGCTGGTCCGCCTTACAAAGTTTAGAGCGTGACATATTTTTACCTGATTTAGTTGATTATTATGTTACTTATTTGTACCACTTAGTATTccatttattttttggtttctttaaACTACCGTTCTAATTATCATATAAACTTTTGGAAAACATAACCTTAGGGAAGCTAGTTTCATGTTTTTCCCATAACTTAGAAGGAATGATCTAACACTATTGATCAATGCACCTTTTAAATGTTGACTATGTCTCTCAATACTTTAATAAGTTCAATATTTTCGATGTGTATGACACTGCTTAGTACTTCTGGTTTGTTAGATATTGGTTATTTACTCATTCTCCACAGAATTAAAATATTCTCAAATTAGAAGTATTCAACTTgctaattttgataaatttgagAATGGAGAAAAGCATTTTACTCAATGAATTGTTTCAacaatattaatattatttttaaaatccaTAGTAACTACAAGTTTTGGCATACGCAGAGGAACTAGTAAAAGATAGCAATGCAAAGCCTAAAAATAACAATTCTAAATCAATGGAGGCATTCACCGAACTATATGGAGAGGAGTGAGGTAATGGGGCTTGGGTATTATCGTAACTCTCTATGTATAATAAAATATTGCGATAGAAGAACCACAAAAACACGCGGGCTTGGGTATTATCGTAACTCTCTATGTATAATAAAATATTGCGATAGAAGAACCACAAAAACACGCATGTGAAGGGTAGTTAGTTAGAGAGACGAACGTCCGAGGAAAACATTTTTGGATCCAATTTAAATGAGAGATTGAAAAATTTCAAGAAGGTGATAAAGTTTTTTCTATCCAGAGAAATTTCCATTTCAAACGTTTTAATTCACAATACATATGTCAAAAATAATCGACAATGGCGGATGGAATTATGAAGAAATTGCCCGAAGAGGTTCCCTTATATACTTTCGAGACTTACAAAGTGAAATTCTAATGCGATACAGATGTATCTCTAGAATTTGGCATACTCTATTACAATCCTCTTATTTTATCAATCTTCATTTCAAGTGCCCCATCACCACCAAAGACCAATTTATTCTCTTTAAACGATCtcttcaagaagaagaaggggaatTTAAAAATCTCTTGTCTTTTCTTTGTGGTGGTGATGATAGTGATGATCTTATCCCCATTTCTCCAAATATAGAAGTTCCATATCTATGTTCTAGTTATGCTAGTCTATCTCATAGTCTCATGGGGCCTTGCAATGGTCTGATTGTTCTGACTGATACCCAAAGCATTGTCTTACTTAATCCCGCCACAAGAAAATACAACATGCTTCAACCCAGTCCATTTGGCTGTCCACAGGGTTTCAACCGTTATGTTTGTGGTCTAGGATTTGGCTTCGACTTGACGGTGAATAATTACAAAGTCGTTAGGATTTCAGAAATATATTCGGATCCCTACAAGGATCCTTGCGTGAGAGGGTTCAAAGTTGAGATTTATGATTTGGACATTGATTCTTGGAGAGAACAAAACTACGAGGAGGAAGAGTTGCCCTTGGTGTTTTGGGTTCCTTGTTCAGAGATCTTTTACAAGGGAGTTGTTCATTGGTTTGCAACTGCAGATACAGAGGTAATTCTTTGTTTTGATATGAGCACTGATACATTTCGTACTATGAAGATGCCGGACACTTGTTATGTTCTTGATGGGAAGTGTTATGGCCTTGTAATTTTTGATAAGTCTCTCACATTGATTTGTTATCGTGATCCAACATGTGAGATTGATCCAACAGTGGATATGATGGATATTTGGACAGTGAAAGATTATGGTGTAAATGATTCTTGGATTAAGTTATACACTATTAGACCTCTTCCTATTGAATCCCCTTTAACGGTTTGGAAGGATTTATTGCTTCTTCAAAGTAGAACTGGACAATTGATTTCCTACAATTTTATTTCGGACGAAGTAAAGGAATTTAATTTACATGGATATCCTTCAAGCTTGAGGGTTGTAGTTTACAAGGAAAGTTTGACTTCAGTTCCAAAAGAAAACGGGCAAGGCACACAAGCTCAAGGAATTTAGAAATGGTATGGCTCTTttgttgtttatttattttttttttttttattttttttgttttttgacgAGTTAGTACCTAGTCTTCAAGATACAGAAAATTTTGGTGAAATGTTTCAACACTTATCCTTTGGTAATTAGTTGAAAGGTTTTAACACTTATCTTTTGGTGATTAGTTGTTACCATGAGCAACAACcaaattagaaataatttatgtgctataatttatttgaatgataTTTAATCTAGCACTCagaattgatattttttttatttgtgctTACCtagataataaaaaaattagaaacttCAAGGTTCAAGttagccaaaaaaaagaaaaaaaaaagagaataaaacGTATGTTCAATCTTCTTCATTGGTGGATTCAAGTtaacaaaaatatttactttctATGAGTAATGTAAATGATGTTGCTGTTATTTGCAGCATAACATGTTAATGTTTTACTACCACATGAggaaaaacattaaaaaaaattacttttaaatGTATACCGTCATAGATAATATCTGTCATAAATATCTTACCCTTCTCAAACCACCTTCCCACACTCAAATTAATAGATGACCTCGATCTATTCAAATGCATAATCTACAAAGTTAGACAAATCCATTGATGtgaatttcatattttaagaacTGGTCAAAGTAAAAATCAAACCTAAAACCCATGACCAAATCCCAAAATAACTTATGTTCACATGTAACCCATAAAGCTAAGAGTCCAACTATATAGATTTCTAATCCGACTTCATTTCGATGTTCAAATCCCAAATTTGATGTTTCTAGAGCTCAGACTCATAATCCATAGTTTTTTTGGACTTAATTGCATGATTTTTTGGACTTAATTGCAtgatttacatatacatatctagCATAAGAACAAGTATAACAGCTAGGGTTAAGTGTAGAATTGTTGCCTTAAAGCTATAAGTATGTCACGatccaaaccgatgagtcatgacgagtgtctaacctctagtgaccaaacactcCTAAACACATATTTGAACCATCTtttgaacatcaagggcccataaatggcataaactgatctcatactgCCTCATGAAAGGGTAACATTataaactctgtacaatctgtacatacacatacatactgaaaaccagtgcaagccagctaggccgctacatatactgtacataaaagaatgggagccgacaaggctacattatCTGATTAATACATATAACTGTctacaggactctactggaataaaagctgtagaagggatgagacagggccccgtcacACCCATATGCATGTTTATCCAAAAAGgttagcataccaaaatagactacGAATCCAgatcaatggagcgcactgaccactgctggatagaagtcctactaagctaGACCACCTAtcggtctacctgaacctgcgggcatgaacacagccccCAGAGCAACGGGGAgttagtacggataatgtactgagtatgaaaggcgTAAGAacaatcatgtacatataagaatcatgaataaaatcCGAACTCATACGATGAAATAACCGCTCTACATGTAcctgtatgaactagtatctgtatgtATCTGCATCAATCTGTATAAccgacaatgcctctgtgggcgcataatatgcatgctcatgtcTATCAATGTAGGCCGTAGAtatgtatatgcgtatataatgcctgtcaagcctctgtggcatcccatcatatcacataggcctctctgcggccatcatcacaTACATTGTTGTGGTATGTGCCCCGATCCTTATCTCACCATcatggtgcaccagctgatcaggtggtgatGCGTATATAACTCCTA is a window encoding:
- the LOC132042516 gene encoding F-box protein CPR1-like, coding for MRYRCISRIWHTLLQSSYFINLHFKCPITTKDQFILFKRSLQEEEGEFKNLLSFLCGGDDSDDLIPISPNIEVPYLCSSYASLSHSLMGPCNGLIVLTDTQSIVLLNPATRKYNMLQPSPFGCPQGFNRYVCGLGFGFDLTVNNYKVVRISEIYSDPYKDPCVRGFKVEIYDLDIDSWREQNYEEEELPLVFWVPCSEIFYKGVVHWFATADTEVILCFDMSTDTFRTMKMPDTCYVLDGKCYGLVIFDKSLTLICYRDPTCEIDPTVDMMDIWTVKDYGVNDSWIKLYTIRPLPIESPLTVWKDLLLLQSRTGQLISYNFISDEVKEFNLHGYPSSLRVVVYKESLTSVPKENGQGTQAQGI